The following are encoded together in the Robertmurraya sp. FSL R5-0851 genome:
- a CDS encoding polyprenyl synthetase family protein, with product MTVELMINAELCYRQAEEKAEQYFQTLYNEIEKKTYAKALMEDIHSWKHNHIRHHSLLSMFSNREKRASSKGYQSYLQWLEHTGKLENYLDRSISYLYMRDLGKSLNSAETQASISRTVNSWKGSILLNGENENDLLGMAVLYRKAREEGIELTMIWLIGKLKTVSENIPEGMEAEHAQRKLIKIIAGVLMHVLEEMDDKQPSEERSRKLDEAIRLGYCYGLTYPFIDDLLDAKLLSDEETKRYTDLIRTTLTTGTVPELGVWPGKHEPLIRFIHQELGDAFEYIKAHQRPESLTLFFEQSYVFFQSQEVDRLRELSYAAYTNKDLYVPVILKSSSSRLIARSVLDAPQDEGFSDRTFYYGIYNQLADDFADMFDDLKDGAVTPYTYYMKYKGVRSDLINPFEMYWTVIYYLIHKVFQSDKKTCEVILDRAINGLKRFKEKMGTKKYKEVMEMFATENQMFNRLIQKMVRKADDVDFFDKLLRDHIITSLRNERKEQEEFLNTIDEFRDEINHIIPIAPNKDIAVSNQSIIEAANYSLKGDGKRLRSIMALVMGVQGFGLSKESIVPLLKSLEYLHTASLIFDDLPSQDNSDTRRGRPTLHHVYDMAVAEITGLFLTQKAIEEQASLYAYKPQTVLKLIHYSAQMTEIMCQGQAMDLGSKGKYLSLDELNHLSMYKTGLAFEASLIMPAILAEAKEPEMVALKKYAHHAGIAFQIKDDLLDVEGDVNLLGKPTGQDTGNNNSTFVSILGKDNAKREMWEHYCQATEALQEIPRNIPFLKHLLNYIVNRDH from the coding sequence ATGACTGTTGAATTAATGATAAATGCAGAGCTTTGTTACCGGCAGGCCGAGGAAAAGGCCGAACAATATTTTCAAACACTTTATAATGAGATTGAAAAAAAAACCTATGCGAAAGCCTTAATGGAAGATATTCATTCGTGGAAACACAATCATATTCGTCATCATTCTCTATTATCCATGTTCTCTAATCGAGAGAAACGTGCAAGTTCAAAAGGGTATCAAAGCTACCTTCAATGGCTAGAGCATACTGGTAAACTGGAGAACTACTTGGACCGAAGTATTTCTTATCTGTATATGCGAGACCTCGGAAAATCTCTGAACTCTGCCGAAACGCAAGCTAGTATTAGCCGCACGGTAAATAGTTGGAAGGGAAGTATTCTTTTAAATGGGGAAAACGAGAATGACCTATTAGGTATGGCGGTCTTGTACCGTAAGGCCAGGGAGGAAGGTATTGAGTTAACCATGATCTGGTTAATAGGAAAGTTGAAGACCGTTTCAGAGAATATTCCAGAGGGGATGGAAGCAGAGCATGCTCAAAGGAAGCTGATCAAAATAATTGCTGGTGTCCTTATGCATGTTCTTGAAGAGATGGATGACAAGCAACCTTCTGAAGAAAGGTCTAGAAAGCTGGATGAAGCGATCAGGCTAGGATATTGCTATGGTTTAACCTATCCGTTTATCGACGATCTTCTTGATGCGAAGCTGTTATCGGATGAAGAGACGAAGAGGTATACGGATTTGATTCGCACGACACTAACGACAGGGACTGTGCCTGAACTAGGCGTGTGGCCAGGAAAGCACGAACCATTAATTCGTTTTATTCATCAAGAATTGGGCGATGCTTTTGAGTATATTAAAGCTCATCAACGACCTGAATCCCTGACTTTATTTTTCGAGCAATCGTATGTTTTTTTCCAATCTCAAGAAGTAGATCGGCTGAGAGAGTTATCTTATGCAGCTTATACAAATAAAGATTTGTATGTACCAGTCATTTTAAAATCATCTTCCTCACGTTTAATTGCTCGGTCCGTCCTTGATGCACCTCAAGATGAAGGGTTTTCGGATCGAACGTTCTATTATGGTATCTATAATCAGTTAGCGGATGATTTTGCAGATATGTTTGATGATTTGAAGGATGGTGCAGTCACTCCTTATACCTATTATATGAAGTATAAGGGTGTGCGCAGTGATTTAATCAATCCTTTTGAAATGTACTGGACCGTTATCTACTACCTTATACATAAGGTCTTTCAGTCAGATAAGAAAACATGTGAGGTCATTTTGGATCGGGCTATCAATGGCTTAAAACGCTTTAAAGAAAAAATGGGTACCAAGAAATACAAGGAAGTAATGGAGATGTTTGCAACAGAAAATCAAATGTTTAATCGTCTCATACAAAAGATGGTTAGAAAAGCGGATGATGTTGATTTCTTTGATAAGCTACTTCGAGATCATATCATTACGTCACTGAGAAACGAGAGGAAAGAGCAAGAGGAATTTTTGAATACCATTGATGAGTTCCGGGATGAAATCAATCACATCATACCTATAGCTCCTAACAAGGATATAGCTGTATCAAATCAATCCATTATTGAAGCAGCTAATTACAGCCTTAAGGGCGATGGGAAACGGCTTCGGTCCATCATGGCTTTGGTCATGGGGGTACAAGGCTTTGGTTTAAGTAAGGAATCCATTGTTCCTTTATTAAAATCATTGGAATATTTGCATACTGCTTCTCTTATTTTCGATGATCTTCCTTCTCAAGACAATTCAGATACTCGAAGAGGGCGGCCAACCCTTCACCACGTATATGATATGGCTGTAGCAGAAATAACGGGTTTATTTTTGACACAAAAAGCGATAGAAGAGCAAGCATCTCTTTATGCTTATAAACCCCAAACCGTATTAAAGCTAATCCATTACTCAGCACAAATGACAGAAATTATGTGCCAAGGGCAGGCGATGGACCTTGGATCCAAAGGAAAGTATTTAAGCTTAGATGAACTGAATCATCTGAGTATGTATAAAACAGGATTAGCGTTTGAAGCTTCCTTAATTATGCCAGCCATTCTTGCGGAGGCAAAAGAACCAGAAATGGTAGCTTTGAAAAAATACGCTCACCATGCCGGCATTGCCTTTCAAATCAAAGATGATCTCCTTGATGTAGAAGGAGATGTGAACCTGCTTGGAAAGCCTACAGGACAAGATACAGGAAATAATAATTCTACATTTGTCTCTATCTTAGGCAAAGATAATGCCAAAAGGGAAATGTGGGAGCACTACTGTCAGGCAACAGAAGCTTTACAGGAGATTCCAAGAAATATTCCTTTTTTAAAGCATTTATTGAATTATATCGTGAACCGTGATCATTAA
- the zupT gene encoding zinc transporter ZupT, with protein sequence MTENLLFAFGLTLMAGLATGIGSVLAFFTSTTNTKFLSVTLGFSAGVMIYVSMIEIFVKAKDALVGSMGNVLGNWMTVAGFFGGMLLITLIDKFIPKQGNPHELKKVEDMKEKPNNQALLKMGTFTALAIAIHNFPEGIATFTSALQDPGLGIAIAVAIAIHNIPEGIAVSVPVYFATGDKKKAFKLSFLSGLSEPVGALVAYLFLMPFLNDVMFGIIFAAVAGIMVFISLDELLPAAKRYDETHLSIYGLIGGMAVMALSLLLFI encoded by the coding sequence ATGACGGAGAATCTGTTGTTTGCTTTTGGTTTAACATTAATGGCAGGGTTGGCCACGGGGATTGGTAGTGTATTAGCGTTTTTTACTTCTACAACAAACACAAAGTTTCTTTCTGTTACTCTAGGTTTCTCAGCAGGTGTAATGATCTATGTATCTATGATTGAAATTTTCGTAAAAGCGAAAGATGCACTTGTAGGTTCTATGGGAAATGTGTTAGGTAACTGGATGACCGTGGCGGGTTTTTTCGGAGGGATGTTGTTAATTACATTAATTGATAAATTTATCCCTAAACAAGGAAATCCACATGAGTTGAAAAAAGTAGAGGATATGAAAGAAAAACCGAATAATCAGGCCCTGTTAAAAATGGGAACTTTTACCGCGCTGGCGATTGCCATTCATAACTTTCCAGAGGGAATAGCGACGTTTACTTCGGCTTTGCAGGACCCTGGTTTAGGGATAGCGATTGCCGTAGCCATTGCCATTCACAATATACCAGAGGGAATTGCTGTTTCAGTGCCTGTCTATTTTGCCACTGGTGATAAGAAAAAGGCATTCAAACTGTCATTTTTATCCGGACTATCAGAACCAGTTGGTGCATTAGTTGCTTATTTGTTTTTGATGCCTTTCTTAAACGATGTAATGTTCGGCATCATCTTTGCCGCTGTGGCAGGAATTATGGTCTTTATTTCACTTGATGAATTATTACCTGCCGCGAAAAGATATGATGAAACTCACCTATCCATCTATGGGTTAATCGGTGGAATGGCGGTAATGGCACTCAGTTTGTTATTATTCATTTAG
- a CDS encoding organic hydroperoxide resistance protein, protein MSNVLFTSSVTAVGGREGKVQSPEGAINLDIAMPGTPRAKSLPSATNPEQLFAAGYAACFDGALQFMARSERVKFESQVTANVSLIKDETDQGFKLGVTLQVKGTGIERAVLEDLVQKAHHFCPYSKATRGNIEVTLEIVE, encoded by the coding sequence ATGTCAAACGTATTATTCACTTCTAGTGTAACTGCAGTTGGAGGTAGAGAAGGAAAAGTTCAATCCCCTGAAGGTGCCATTAATCTTGATATCGCCATGCCAGGAACACCAAGAGCGAAATCCTTGCCAAGCGCTACCAATCCTGAACAGTTATTTGCTGCAGGATATGCTGCTTGCTTTGACGGAGCCCTTCAATTTATGGCAAGATCAGAACGTGTAAAATTTGAATCACAAGTAACAGCAAACGTTAGCCTTATAAAAGATGAAACCGACCAAGGCTTTAAGCTTGGTGTAACACTCCAAGTAAAAGGTACTGGAATTGAAAGAGCTGTATTAGAAGACTTAGTTCAAAAAGCTCATCATTTCTGTCCGTACTCAAAAGCAACTAGGGGAAATATCGAAGTAACCTTAGAAATTGTAGAATAA
- a CDS encoding transcriptional regulator, SarA/Rot family, which produces MKYDDELVKLEDHLCFSLYACSRAIFRLYRPFLDELNVTYPQYLVLLVLWERKQSTVKELGELLGLDSGTLTPMLKRMEAAGLVERKRSAEDERVVTITITVEGNLLKEKAVCIPRSLLESTGMTEEEVITINNVIKKLLQKVNTASMK; this is translated from the coding sequence ATGAAGTATGACGATGAACTTGTGAAACTTGAAGACCATTTATGTTTCTCTTTATATGCTTGTTCAAGAGCAATTTTTCGTTTGTATCGACCGTTTTTAGACGAATTGAATGTAACCTACCCACAATATTTGGTGTTGCTCGTGTTATGGGAAAGGAAGCAAAGTACAGTGAAAGAATTAGGAGAACTTCTAGGCCTTGATTCTGGAACTTTAACTCCTATGCTAAAAAGAATGGAAGCAGCGGGTCTCGTCGAACGCAAAAGATCGGCTGAAGATGAGAGGGTTGTGACGATTACTATTACGGTGGAAGGAAATCTCCTTAAAGAGAAGGCTGTTTGTATCCCGCGTTCACTTTTAGAGTCAACAGGAATGACAGAGGAAGAAGTTATTACAATAAATAATGTGATAAAAAAACTACTTCAAAAGGTGAATACAGCTAGTATGAAATGA
- a CDS encoding YhcN/YlaJ family sporulation lipoprotein, protein MNKFRLFLVVTVMSFFLSGCVFNETENQQVQTSQAKARILNDETEKVDHTIRVSQLAEQYVEKLEEVERANVIYSNNNAYVAIKQNQYNSLSDVLNQKIADQVRKADNKIHKVYVSVNPDFYTTMNNYAKDIRSGRDKISLYRDFSNTVMNFFGIESE, encoded by the coding sequence TTGAACAAATTTCGGTTGTTTTTAGTTGTAACGGTAATGTCATTTTTTCTATCTGGCTGTGTATTTAATGAAACGGAGAATCAGCAAGTTCAAACAAGCCAAGCTAAGGCTAGAATCTTAAATGATGAAACAGAAAAGGTAGATCACACGATCAGGGTCTCACAACTGGCAGAACAATATGTCGAGAAATTAGAAGAAGTAGAACGGGCTAATGTTATTTACTCCAACAACAATGCGTATGTTGCAATTAAACAAAACCAATATAATAGTCTGTCAGATGTTTTAAATCAGAAGATAGCTGACCAGGTACGAAAAGCAGATAATAAAATTCATAAAGTGTACGTTTCTGTAAATCCTGATTTTTATACGACGATGAACAATTATGCGAAAGATATAAGGTCCGGAAGAGACAAAATTAGCTTATACCGAGATTTTTCTAATACAGTTATGAACTTTTTTGGAATCGAAAGTGAATAA
- a CDS encoding aldo/keto reductase, with product MRTIRLGNSTLEVPVVAVGCMRINALEKSEVERFIKTALEEGANFFDHADIYGGGTCEEIFADAINMNDDIREKMILQSKCGIRKGMFDFSKEYILESVDGILKRLQTDYLDTLLLHRPDALVEPEEVAEAFDILEESGKVRHFGVSNQNPMQIQLLKKYVKQPIVANQLQFSITNATMVSSGINVNMENESAINRDGSILDFCRLNDITVQPWSPFQYGFFEGTFLGNEKFPELNQQINQLAEKYNVSNTTIAIAWILRHPAKMQPVVGTTNLDRLKDCIQASEVQLTREEWYSIYRAAGNILP from the coding sequence TTGAGAACGATTAGACTAGGAAATAGCACATTAGAGGTACCAGTTGTTGCAGTAGGCTGTATGCGAATAAACGCACTTGAAAAATCAGAGGTGGAGCGTTTTATAAAAACAGCATTAGAAGAAGGAGCAAACTTCTTTGATCATGCCGATATTTATGGTGGTGGTACTTGTGAAGAAATATTTGCCGATGCTATCAACATGAATGATGATATTCGTGAAAAAATGATTCTTCAATCCAAATGTGGCATAAGAAAAGGGATGTTTGATTTCTCTAAAGAATACATTTTAGAGTCAGTGGATGGCATTTTAAAGCGCCTACAAACGGATTATCTAGATACGCTTCTTCTACACCGACCAGATGCACTCGTTGAGCCTGAAGAAGTAGCCGAAGCTTTTGATATCCTTGAAGAATCAGGAAAGGTCCGTCATTTCGGTGTATCTAACCAAAATCCGATGCAAATTCAACTTCTGAAAAAGTACGTAAAGCAACCGATTGTCGCCAACCAACTACAATTTAGTATCACAAATGCCACGATGGTTTCTAGTGGAATTAATGTCAATATGGAAAATGAATCAGCGATTAATCGCGATGGCAGCATTCTTGATTTCTGTCGTCTAAATGACATTACGGTTCAACCATGGTCTCCATTCCAATACGGTTTCTTTGAAGGAACTTTCTTAGGGAATGAAAAATTCCCTGAATTGAACCAACAAATTAATCAACTTGCAGAAAAATACAATGTAAGCAATACAACGATTGCGATTGCATGGATTTTACGTCATCCTGCAAAGATGCAACCTGTTGTGGGTACAACGAATTTAGATAGATTAAAGGATTGCATCCAAGCTAGCGAGGTCCAACTAACTCGTGAAGAATGGTATAGTATTTATCGTGCAGCTGGAAATATCCTTCCATAA
- a CDS encoding GHKL domain-containing protein, whose protein sequence is MSVDIQELQRTFVIEVKNSSTLRQFDETFFHIEQSTKPKEQSRSRGFGLSIIKKITQKYNGDLQVKIDKDLVCFTIVFTKKVVS, encoded by the coding sequence ATCTCTGTTGACATACAAGAGCTACAACGGACGTTTGTCATAGAAGTAAAAAATTCGAGTACTTTAAGGCAATTTGACGAAACGTTCTTTCACATTGAGCAATCCACTAAACCGAAAGAACAAAGTAGAAGTAGAGGGTTTGGGCTTTCGATTATTAAAAAAATTACACAAAAATACAATGGTGACTTACAAGTAAAAATTGATAAAGATCTAGTTTGTTTTACCATTGTTTTCACCAAGAAAGTGGTATCATAG
- a CDS encoding Spo0B domain-containing protein, translating into MKGIVPLIFVVLLQIFLTFMSIGSLYIMKETTFILGVPASMFIVILLNIASLFIIGTIYQRETKQKVQLTETTHEKEFHSLVASVRSDRHDLNNHLTVISGLLKIGNYTETENYVKELIEVNNHVLKINNPILASVLFTKMEKFKRDHIAFR; encoded by the coding sequence ATGAAAGGAATTGTTCCATTAATTTTTGTTGTACTGCTTCAAATATTTTTGACCTTTATGTCTATTGGTTCTTTATATATTATGAAGGAAACCACGTTTATCCTAGGTGTTCCTGCTAGCATGTTTATCGTTATCTTATTAAACATTGCTTCCTTATTTATCATAGGCACGATCTATCAAAGAGAGACCAAACAAAAGGTTCAACTAACTGAGACTACACATGAAAAGGAGTTTCATTCGTTAGTTGCCTCAGTCCGGTCAGATCGCCACGACCTGAATAATCATTTGACCGTTATTTCTGGATTGTTAAAAATCGGGAATTACACCGAAACGGAAAACTACGTGAAAGAATTAATTGAAGTAAACAATCACGTATTAAAAATTAATAATCCGATCCTTGCCTCTGTTCTTTTTACGAAAATGGAAAAGTTCAAAAGAGATCACATTGCTTTTCGCTGA
- a CDS encoding S8 family serine peptidase: MFGYSMVQMVRTHADKLERPLREQILNLYKPFKWTPCFLHNMFEGMLKIGRKYSVIIEFQEGCYDAGCKEVDEVMNHHMRNKIKSHFPRVSCCSADITPSGLDEMLNSCHHIKRVYLNSEVKAFLNVAVPSANAQNIVRNGTILTGNGVKIAIIDTGIYPHPDLSGRITDFVDLINNRTEAYDDNGHGTHCAGDAASASVNYPGPAPRADLVGVKVLDKLGSGSLETVMQGVDWCIQYNENNPNNKIDIISMSLGSTAQKYRSEDDDPMVKMVEAAWASGIVVCVAAGNEGPEKGTIASPGLSDKVITVGALDDRNTVERNHDDVASFSSRGPTIYGGVKPDILAPGVNIVSLRSPNSYLDKLQKSSRVENDYTTLSGTSMATPICAGVVALMKEANPSLTPDKIKELLMTNTDVWRDRDKNIYGYGYINAERSIPE, encoded by the coding sequence TTGTTCGGGTATTCAATGGTCCAAATGGTAAGAACTCATGCGGATAAATTGGAGCGACCATTAAGGGAACAAATATTAAACTTGTATAAACCCTTTAAATGGACGCCTTGCTTTTTGCATAACATGTTTGAAGGGATGTTAAAGATAGGTAGAAAGTACTCGGTGATTATTGAATTTCAGGAAGGGTGTTACGACGCTGGGTGTAAAGAAGTAGATGAAGTGATGAATCATCATATGAGAAATAAAATTAAGAGTCATTTTCCTAGAGTTTCCTGCTGTAGTGCTGATATAACTCCTAGTGGTTTAGACGAAATGCTCAATAGTTGTCATCATATTAAAAGAGTGTATCTCAATAGTGAGGTAAAGGCTTTTCTTAATGTAGCAGTACCCTCTGCCAATGCTCAAAATATTGTTAGAAACGGTACAATATTAACTGGTAATGGGGTGAAAATTGCCATCATCGATACAGGAATCTATCCACATCCAGATCTTTCAGGTCGAATTACAGACTTTGTTGACCTTATCAATAATCGAACAGAAGCGTATGACGATAATGGACATGGTACGCACTGTGCAGGAGATGCTGCTTCTGCATCTGTCAATTATCCGGGACCTGCTCCAAGGGCCGATTTGGTAGGAGTAAAGGTGCTAGATAAATTGGGGTCAGGTTCACTTGAAACCGTGATGCAAGGGGTGGACTGGTGTATTCAATATAACGAAAATAACCCAAATAATAAGATCGATATCATCAGTATGTCGTTAGGAAGTACCGCGCAAAAATACCGTTCTGAAGATGATGATCCAATGGTTAAGATGGTAGAGGCAGCGTGGGCATCTGGAATCGTTGTTTGTGTGGCGGCTGGGAATGAAGGGCCAGAAAAAGGTACGATTGCTAGTCCAGGATTAAGTGACAAAGTGATAACGGTAGGTGCGCTTGATGATCGGAATACGGTAGAGAGAAACCACGATGATGTTGCGAGCTTCTCCAGTCGTGGACCAACCATCTATGGTGGAGTAAAACCAGATATATTAGCACCTGGAGTCAATATCGTTTCATTGCGATCGCCAAATTCCTATTTAGATAAATTGCAAAAAAGCAGTCGAGTAGAAAATGACTACACTACTTTATCGGGTACTTCGATGGCCACGCCCATTTGTGCAGGGGTTGTTGCGTTAATGAAAGAAGCAAATCCAAGTCTAACACCTGATAAAATCAAAGAATTATTAATGACTAACACAGATGTTTGGCGAGATCGAGATAAGAATATTTATGGTTACGGTTATATTAATGCAGAAAGATCTATTCCAGAGTAA
- a CDS encoding flavodoxin, whose protein sequence is MKIFIGYVSMSGNTEDMANILKEPLLECGCEVDLLDLETVDIHSLKSFDCIFLGAYTWGDGDLPYEVEEFFDELKKLHLNGIKAACFGSGDTLYPKFCMAVDIMASILKEQGCDVFEERLKIELSPETDEEVEECRQFAKSFYQWANKGEKLTYV, encoded by the coding sequence GTGAAAATATTTATTGGCTATGTAAGTATGTCCGGTAATACAGAGGATATGGCGAATATTTTGAAGGAACCTCTTCTTGAATGTGGATGTGAGGTAGATCTACTTGATTTAGAAACAGTAGATATACATTCTTTAAAAAGCTTCGATTGCATCTTTCTTGGTGCGTACACCTGGGGAGATGGGGATCTGCCATACGAGGTCGAAGAGTTTTTCGACGAACTCAAAAAACTACATTTAAATGGAATAAAGGCTGCATGCTTCGGCTCAGGTGATACACTCTATCCTAAGTTTTGTATGGCCGTGGATATAATGGCATCAATACTTAAGGAACAGGGCTGTGATGTATTTGAGGAAAGGTTAAAGATAGAACTAAGTCCTGAAACAGACGAGGAAGTAGAAGAATGCAGACAATTTGCGAAGTCATTTTATCAATGGGCTAACAAGGGGGAAAAGCTTACATATGTTTGA
- a CDS encoding sugar ABC transporter substrate-binding protein, producing MKKFLKTISLMLAFMLVAGVLAACNSESSGGGSSSSKVSVGIVLPTKDEPRWVQDEQRFKDALSGSEYTTEILFSQGSSAKEKENVETLLNKGIEVLIISPQDGDAAAAAVEAAKKDGVTVIAYDRLITNTDAVDYYVTFDSLAVGAAQGQYLIDSAEGSNVPLYLYAGAASDNNAFLFFEGAWSVLQPKIADGTFTIANSSEAEKLKDKEELTRDEMSKILGQVTTNWDPNEAKNKAQTHLTAVGADMKGDVAILAPNDGTARSIADVFSSDGEVTSFVVTGQDAEKASIQYVIDGKQSMTVFKDVRTLVTDAMGMAVDILDGKTPETTGSYDNGEVEVKAKQTDVIVVDEENVKSELIDSGYYEASEFTGL from the coding sequence ATGAAGAAGTTTTTGAAAACGATTTCTCTAATGCTAGCTTTTATGTTAGTGGCAGGTGTGCTAGCTGCGTGTAACAGTGAAAGTAGCGGTGGTGGAAGCAGCAGTAGCAAAGTAAGTGTAGGAATCGTATTACCAACTAAAGACGAACCAAGATGGGTTCAAGACGAACAAAGATTCAAGGATGCTTTATCAGGCTCAGAATATACTACAGAGATTCTTTTTAGCCAAGGTTCATCTGCTAAGGAAAAAGAAAATGTAGAAACATTATTAAACAAAGGGATTGAAGTACTAATCATTAGCCCTCAAGATGGGGATGCAGCAGCGGCTGCTGTTGAAGCTGCGAAGAAGGACGGAGTTACGGTTATTGCTTACGACCGTTTAATTACAAACACAGATGCAGTAGATTACTATGTAACATTTGATAGTCTTGCTGTAGGTGCGGCACAAGGTCAATACTTAATTGATTCTGCAGAAGGTTCGAATGTTCCATTGTACTTATATGCTGGTGCGGCTTCAGATAATAACGCTTTCTTGTTCTTTGAAGGAGCTTGGAGTGTTCTTCAACCGAAGATTGCTGATGGAACATTTACCATCGCAAACTCAAGTGAAGCTGAGAAGTTAAAGGATAAAGAGGAATTAACTCGTGATGAAATGAGTAAAATTCTTGGCCAAGTAACAACAAACTGGGATCCAAATGAAGCGAAAAACAAGGCTCAAACACACCTAACAGCTGTTGGTGCAGATATGAAGGGTGATGTGGCTATTCTAGCGCCAAACGATGGTACAGCTCGTTCTATTGCAGACGTATTCTCTTCTGACGGAGAAGTTACTAGCTTTGTGGTAACAGGACAAGACGCTGAAAAAGCATCTATTCAATATGTCATCGATGGCAAACAATCGATGACGGTATTCAAGGATGTTCGTACCCTTGTTACGGATGCAATGGGAATGGCAGTTGATATTCTTGATGGAAAGACACCTGAAACGACAGGTAGCTACGATAATGGAGAAGTAGAAGTAAAAGCGAAACAAACAGATGTTATCGTTGTTGATGAGGAAAACGTGAAGAGTGAATTAATTGACTCAGGATACTACGAAGCTAGCGAATTTACTGGACTTTAA
- a CDS encoding sugar ABC transporter ATP-binding protein, with the protein MSKYILEMKQISKHFSGVKALSDVNFKVEKGEIHCLIGENGAGKSTLMKVLSGVYPYGSYEGDILYEGNVQQFNKISDSVKTGIVIIYQELALFPDLTVYENIFVGNEVKNGGMVDWNKTIAESKKMLNKVKLDVNPDTLIKDLGVGKRQLVEIAKALSKDVKLLILDEPTAALNEDDSENLLELLRELKSQGITCIMISHKLKEVISIADKATVLRDGQTICTLDAAKGEINESNIIKNMVGRAIEDIYPKREKQAFGGKILELYNWSAYDPQLGRQVVKNVDLHVKKGEIVGIAGLMGSGRTELALSIFGNAKSYKVEGDLVIAGISKMLKHPSDAINAGIAYVTEDRKGDGLFLYQDIKSNISAANLKGISSNGLINDNEESKIADHYKKSLTIKASSLEQIVGNLSGGNQQKVSLGKWLFVGPKLLILDEPTRGIDVGAKFEIYTVMNELIKQGMSIIMISSELGEVLGMSDRVYVMAQGEIKGELSIDEANQENIMQLATQ; encoded by the coding sequence ATGAGTAAGTATATTTTGGAGATGAAACAAATCTCCAAGCATTTTTCAGGAGTAAAGGCACTAAGCGATGTGAATTTCAAAGTGGAAAAAGGTGAGATTCATTGTCTAATAGGTGAAAATGGTGCAGGAAAGTCCACATTGATGAAGGTGCTAAGCGGGGTGTACCCTTATGGATCCTACGAAGGAGATATTTTGTATGAAGGAAATGTACAACAGTTTAATAAGATTAGTGATAGTGTAAAAACAGGAATCGTTATTATTTATCAGGAGCTGGCTTTATTTCCTGACCTAACTGTATATGAAAATATTTTTGTGGGTAATGAAGTGAAAAACGGTGGAATGGTGGACTGGAATAAAACCATTGCTGAATCAAAAAAAATGCTGAACAAGGTGAAGCTAGATGTCAATCCAGACACACTCATTAAAGATTTAGGAGTAGGGAAACGTCAACTAGTTGAAATTGCGAAAGCTCTAAGCAAGGACGTTAAGTTGCTTATTCTTGATGAACCAACCGCCGCACTAAATGAGGATGATAGTGAAAATCTGCTGGAGTTATTACGTGAACTTAAAAGCCAAGGAATCACGTGTATCATGATTTCCCACAAGCTAAAAGAAGTCATTTCTATTGCAGATAAAGCAACGGTTCTCCGTGATGGTCAGACGATTTGTACATTGGATGCTGCCAAAGGAGAAATCAATGAGAGCAATATCATAAAGAACATGGTGGGGCGTGCAATAGAAGATATTTACCCAAAAAGAGAAAAGCAAGCATTCGGTGGGAAAATTCTTGAATTGTATAATTGGTCTGCCTATGACCCTCAATTAGGTAGACAAGTCGTGAAAAATGTAGATCTACATGTAAAGAAAGGTGAAATTGTAGGGATCGCAGGACTAATGGGTTCTGGACGTACGGAACTTGCGCTGAGTATCTTTGGTAATGCAAAGTCCTATAAGGTTGAAGGAGATTTAGTCATAGCAGGAATCTCAAAAATGCTCAAGCATCCAAGCGATGCGATAAATGCAGGAATTGCGTATGTTACCGAGGACAGAAAGGGCGATGGTCTGTTTTTATATCAGGACATTAAAAGCAATATTTCGGCTGCAAATCTTAAGGGAATTTCCTCCAATGGCTTGATCAATGACAATGAAGAGAGTAAGATTGCCGACCATTATAAGAAATCATTAACGATAAAGGCCTCTTCCTTAGAGCAAATAGTTGGGAACTTAAGTGGAGGAAATCAGCAGAAGGTATCATTAGGAAAATGGCTGTTTGTTGGGCCAAAGCTGTTAATTCTAGATGAGCCTACTCGAGGGATAGATGTGGGTGCGAAATTTGAAATTTATACAGTTATGAACGAGTTAATTAAACAAGGCATGAGTATCATTATGATTTCATCTGAACTTGGTGAAGTATTAGGAATGAGCGATCGGGTGTATGTAATGGCTCAAGGTGAAATAAAAGGTGAGTTGTCGATAGATGAAGCAAACCAAGAAAATATTATGCAGCTTGCTACGCAATAG